From the Sphingomonas suaedae genome, one window contains:
- the secD gene encoding protein translocase subunit SecD — MLDFPKWKIWSVWLTILVFTLCAVPSFMPQSVRANWPGWVPQPTVNLGLDLAGGSYILLEADMFDFSRVRLAAKRDEIETEFRRQDPRIDIGDISLRDNRITFMVRDASQVDAARERLLTLAGSGVGMTGQREWTIEVRDSTRFIVTPTQAGIAQAIDQAMNDAREVVDRRINALGTLEPTIVRQGADRIVVQVPGLQDPEALKALLGKTARLEFKLVDITANPADIARGVAPIGSEIMPYPDAPPGIPYIAYPTQEGHQPQIALKRQTIVSGDQLINAQQEYNQNQEVVVGFTFDAQGGRRFAQTTQQNTGKPFAIIVDGSVISAPNINEPILGGRGQISGGFTVESANQLAIALRSGKMPVQLNVVEESTISPELGAESIEKGIIAGIVGTAAIVVLMLLAYFRFGIYANIALVVNVIMIIGIMALFNATLTLPGIAGFVLTIGAAVDANVLINERIREELHRGRANNAAIEFGYKEASRAIFDANVTNVIAAFIMFIFGAGPVRGFAVVLTIGIVTSVFTAVTFTRLMVSNWLKTRPKELVI; from the coding sequence ATGCTCGATTTTCCGAAGTGGAAGATATGGTCGGTCTGGCTGACCATCCTCGTCTTCACCTTGTGCGCCGTGCCCAGCTTCATGCCGCAGAGCGTGCGGGCCAACTGGCCGGGCTGGGTGCCCCAGCCGACGGTCAATCTCGGCCTCGACCTTGCGGGCGGCAGCTACATCCTGCTCGAAGCGGACATGTTCGATTTCTCGCGCGTGCGGCTCGCCGCCAAGCGTGACGAGATCGAGACGGAGTTCCGGCGCCAGGATCCGCGCATCGACATCGGCGACATTTCGCTGCGCGACAATCGCATCACCTTCATGGTGCGCGACGCGAGCCAGGTGGATGCGGCGCGTGAGCGGCTGCTGACGCTGGCGGGCAGCGGCGTCGGGATGACCGGCCAGCGCGAATGGACGATCGAGGTGCGGGATTCGACCCGCTTCATCGTCACCCCGACCCAGGCGGGGATCGCCCAGGCGATCGATCAGGCGATGAACGACGCGCGTGAGGTGGTGGATCGCCGCATCAACGCGCTCGGCACGCTCGAACCGACCATCGTTCGCCAGGGCGCGGATCGCATTGTTGTCCAGGTGCCGGGGCTTCAGGACCCCGAAGCGCTCAAGGCGTTGCTCGGCAAGACCGCGCGGCTCGAATTCAAGCTGGTCGATATCACCGCCAATCCGGCCGACATTGCGCGTGGCGTCGCGCCGATCGGCAGCGAGATCATGCCCTATCCCGATGCCCCCCCCGGCATCCCCTATATCGCCTATCCGACCCAGGAAGGGCATCAGCCGCAGATCGCGCTCAAGCGCCAGACGATCGTCAGCGGCGACCAGCTGATCAACGCGCAGCAGGAATATAACCAGAATCAGGAAGTCGTGGTCGGCTTCACCTTCGATGCACAGGGCGGCCGCCGCTTCGCGCAGACGACGCAGCAGAATACCGGCAAGCCGTTCGCGATCATCGTCGACGGATCGGTGATCTCCGCGCCGAACATCAACGAACCGATCCTCGGCGGTCGCGGCCAGATTTCCGGCGGCTTTACGGTCGAAAGCGCGAACCAGCTCGCCATCGCGCTGCGCTCGGGCAAGATGCCGGTTCAGCTCAACGTGGTCGAGGAATCGACGATCAGCCCCGAACTGGGCGCCGAATCGATCGAAAAGGGGATCATCGCGGGCATCGTCGGCACCGCCGCGATCGTCGTGCTGATGCTGCTCGCCTATTTCCGCTTCGGCATCTACGCCAATATCGCGCTGGTCGTGAACGTCATCATGATCATCGGCATCATGGCGCTGTTCAACGCAACGCTGACGCTACCCGGCATCGCCGGCTTCGTGCTGACGATCGGCGCGGCGGTGGACGCGAACGTGCTCATCAACGAGCGCATTCGTGAGGAATTGCACCGCGGCCGCGCCAACAACGCGGCGATCGAGTTCGGCTACAAGGAGGCGAGCCGCGCCATTTTCGACGCGAACGTCACCAATGTCATCGCCGCCTTCATCATGTTCATCTTCGGCGCGGGGCCGGTGCGCGGCTTCGCCGTCGTGCTGACCATCGGCATCGTCACCTCGGTCTTCACCGCGGTCACCTTCACCCGCCTGATGGTTTCGAACTGGCTCAAGACCCGGCCCAAAGAGCTGGTGATCTGA
- the yajC gene encoding preprotein translocase subunit YajC gives MIITPAFAQAAGSAAGAGSAAGSFLSIAPLVLIFVAFYFLMIRPQQKRMKTLQASIGAMKKNDTVVTAGGLVGKVVSVDDVYANVEIAPTVKVKVVKATIVEVQPLGGKPAND, from the coding sequence ATGATCATCACCCCAGCATTTGCACAGGCCGCAGGCAGCGCGGCAGGAGCCGGCAGCGCCGCCGGATCGTTCCTTTCGATCGCGCCGCTCGTCCTGATCTTCGTCGCCTTCTACTTCCTGATGATTCGCCCGCAGCAAAAGCGGATGAAGACGCTTCAGGCGTCGATCGGGGCGATGAAGAAGAACGATACCGTGGTCACCGCCGGCGGGCTGGTCGGCAAGGTCGTCTCAGTCGACGACGTCTACGCCAATGTCGAGATCGCGCCGACCGTGAAGGTCAAGGTGGTCAAGGCGACGATCGTCGAGGTCCAGCCGCTCGGCGGCAAGCCCGCGAACGACTGA